In the genome of Mycobacterium kansasii ATCC 12478, one region contains:
- a CDS encoding DUF4245 domain-containing protein: protein MTVEPQPAPKPAKPRLLQDGRDMFWSLVPLVIGCILLAGMVGMCSLQPGGTNRGRIPSYDAARALRADAATLGFPIRLPVLPAGWQPNSGGRGGIENGRTDTSAGQRLNAATSTVGYISPTGMYLSLTQSNADEDKLVGSIHPGMYPTGTVDVGGTNWVVYEGADKNGAFEPVWTTRLASPAGPTQVAITGAGSAEEFRTLAAATQSQPPLAPNR from the coding sequence GTGACTGTTGAGCCGCAGCCGGCCCCGAAGCCGGCCAAACCACGGTTGCTGCAGGACGGTCGCGACATGTTCTGGTCGCTGGTGCCGCTGGTGATCGGCTGCATCCTGCTGGCCGGCATGGTCGGGATGTGTTCGTTGCAACCGGGCGGAACGAACCGGGGACGGATCCCGTCCTACGACGCTGCGAGGGCGTTACGGGCAGACGCCGCAACGCTGGGGTTCCCGATCCGGCTGCCGGTACTGCCAGCGGGATGGCAACCCAACTCCGGTGGGCGCGGCGGTATTGAGAACGGGCGGACCGATACGTCCGCCGGTCAGCGGCTCAACGCGGCCACCTCGACCGTGGGATACATCAGCCCGACGGGGATGTACCTGAGCCTGACCCAGAGCAACGCCGACGAGGACAAGCTGGTCGGTTCCATCCATCCGGGCATGTACCCCACCGGAACGGTCGACGTCGGCGGAACCAACTGGGTCGTCTATGAAGGCGCCGACAAGAACGGCGCATTCGAGCCGGTGTGGACCACCAGGCTGGCCAGCCCGGCCGGTCCCACCCAGGTCGCGATCACCGGCGCGGGCAGCGCCGAGGAGTTCCGCACGCTGGCCGCTGCGACCCAGTCGCAGCCGCCGTTGGCCCCGAACCGATAG
- the glpX gene encoding class II fructose-bisphosphatase produces MTAQGSGSSPATVAKTDPSASRPPRGEAPDRNLALELVRVTEAGAMAAGRWVGRGDKEGGDGAAVDAIRELVNSVSMRGVVVIGEGEKDDAPMLYNGEEVGNGDGPECDFAVDPIDGTTLMSKGMPNAISVLAVADRGAMFDPSAVFYMNKIAVGPDAAHVLDITAPISENIRAVAKVKELSVRDMTVCILDRPRHAQLIHDVRATGARIRLITDGDVAGAISACRPESGTDMLAGIGGTPEGIIAAAAIRCMGGAIQAQLAPKDEAERRKALDAGYDLDQVLTTKDLVAGENVFFCATGVTDGDLLKGVRYYPGGCTTQSIVMRSKSGTVRMIEAYHRLSKLNEYSAIDFTGDTNAAYPLP; encoded by the coding sequence ATGACTGCACAGGGATCCGGTTCGTCGCCGGCGACGGTTGCGAAAACCGACCCTTCGGCCAGCCGGCCGCCGCGCGGGGAAGCTCCGGACCGCAACCTGGCCCTGGAGTTGGTGCGGGTCACCGAGGCCGGCGCCATGGCCGCCGGGCGCTGGGTGGGCCGCGGCGACAAGGAGGGCGGCGACGGCGCGGCGGTCGACGCAATCCGCGAGCTGGTGAACTCGGTCTCGATGCGCGGGGTCGTGGTGATCGGCGAGGGCGAAAAGGACGACGCGCCGATGTTGTACAACGGCGAGGAAGTCGGCAACGGCGACGGCCCGGAATGCGACTTCGCCGTGGACCCGATCGACGGCACCACGCTGATGAGCAAAGGCATGCCCAACGCCATCTCGGTGCTGGCGGTGGCCGATCGTGGTGCGATGTTCGACCCGTCGGCGGTGTTCTACATGAACAAGATCGCCGTCGGCCCCGATGCCGCACACGTGCTGGACATCACCGCCCCGATTTCGGAAAACATCCGGGCGGTGGCCAAGGTCAAGGAATTGTCGGTACGGGACATGACGGTGTGCATCCTGGACCGCCCACGGCACGCGCAGCTGATCCACGACGTGCGGGCTACCGGGGCGCGGATCCGACTGATCACCGACGGCGATGTGGCCGGCGCGATTTCGGCGTGCCGGCCCGAGTCGGGCACCGACATGCTGGCCGGTATTGGCGGCACCCCGGAGGGCATCATCGCCGCCGCGGCGATCCGGTGCATGGGCGGGGCCATCCAGGCCCAGCTGGCGCCCAAGGACGAGGCCGAGCGGCGTAAAGCGCTCGACGCCGGCTACGACCTCGACCAGGTGCTGACCACCAAGGACCTGGTCGCCGGCGAAAACGTCTTCTTCTGCGCCACCGGGGTCACCGACGGCGACCTGCTCAAGGGTGTGCGCTATTACCCCGGCGGCTGCACCACCCAGTCGATCGTGATGCGGTCGAAGTCGGGCACCGTGCGGATGATCGAGGCCTACCACCGGCTTTCGAAGCTCAACGAGTACTCGGCGATCGACTTCACCGGCGACACCAACGCCGCCTACCCTCTGCCGTAA
- a CDS encoding class II fumarate hydratase, which produces MADSASDNDTDYRIEHDTMGEVRVPAKALWRAQTQRAVENFPISGRGLERAQIRALGLLKGACAQVNKDLGLLAPEKADAIIAAAAEIADGQHDDQFPIDVFQTGSGTSSNMNTNEVIASIAAANGVTVHPNDDVNMSQSSNDTFPTATHIAATEAAVSHLIPALQVLHDALAAKALEWQTVVKSGRTHLMDAVPITLGQEFSGYARQIEAGIERVRATLPRLGELAIGGTAVGTGLNAPESFGVKVVSVLVAQTGLSELRTAANSFEAQAARDGLVEASGALRTIAVSLTKIANDIRWMGSGPLTGLAEIRLPDLQPGSSIMPGKVNPVIPEAVTQVAAQVIGNDAAVAWGGANGAFELNVYIPMMARNILESFKLLTNVSKLFAQRCITGLTANVEHLRELAESSPSIVTPLNSVIGYEEAAAVAKQALKERKTIRQTVIDRGLVGDKLSIEELDRRLDVLAMAKVEAADD; this is translated from the coding sequence ATGGCCGACAGTGCCTCTGATAACGACACCGACTACCGCATCGAACACGACACCATGGGCGAGGTCCGGGTGCCGGCGAAAGCGTTGTGGCGCGCGCAAACCCAGCGTGCGGTGGAGAACTTCCCGATCTCCGGGCGGGGCCTGGAGCGCGCCCAGATCCGCGCCCTGGGCCTGTTGAAAGGCGCCTGCGCGCAGGTGAACAAGGACCTCGGCTTGCTGGCGCCGGAAAAGGCCGACGCCATCATCGCCGCCGCAGCCGAGATCGCCGACGGTCAACATGACGACCAGTTCCCCATCGACGTCTTCCAGACGGGTTCGGGCACCAGCTCCAACATGAACACCAACGAGGTGATCGCGAGCATCGCCGCCGCCAACGGCGTTACGGTGCACCCCAACGACGACGTCAACATGTCGCAGTCGTCGAACGACACCTTCCCCACCGCAACCCACATCGCGGCCACCGAGGCCGCGGTCAGCCATCTCATCCCCGCCCTGCAGGTGTTGCACGATGCGCTGGCGGCCAAGGCTCTCGAGTGGCAGACGGTGGTGAAGTCGGGCCGGACCCACCTGATGGATGCCGTCCCGATCACCCTTGGTCAGGAATTCAGCGGATACGCCCGCCAGATCGAGGCCGGCATCGAAAGAGTACGCGCCACGCTGCCGCGGCTGGGTGAACTGGCGATCGGCGGCACCGCCGTCGGCACCGGTCTGAATGCTCCCGAGAGCTTCGGCGTCAAGGTGGTCTCAGTACTGGTGGCCCAGACCGGCCTGTCCGAATTGCGGACGGCGGCAAACTCTTTCGAAGCCCAGGCCGCCCGGGACGGATTGGTCGAGGCGTCGGGGGCGTTGCGCACCATCGCGGTGTCGCTGACCAAGATCGCCAACGACATCCGGTGGATGGGCTCCGGCCCGTTGACCGGGCTGGCCGAAATCCGGCTGCCGGACCTGCAGCCGGGCAGCTCGATCATGCCGGGCAAGGTGAATCCCGTTATCCCCGAGGCGGTTACCCAGGTCGCCGCGCAGGTGATCGGCAACGACGCCGCAGTCGCCTGGGGCGGAGCCAACGGCGCGTTCGAACTCAACGTCTACATCCCGATGATGGCCCGCAACATCCTCGAGTCGTTCAAGCTGCTGACGAACGTCTCGAAGTTGTTCGCGCAGCGCTGCATCACCGGGCTGACCGCCAACGTCGAGCACCTGCGCGAGCTGGCCGAGTCGTCACCGTCGATCGTCACGCCGCTGAACTCGGTCATCGGTTACGAGGAGGCGGCCGCCGTCGCCAAGCAGGCGCTCAAGGAGCGAAAGACGATCCGCCAGACCGTCATCGATCGCGGCCTGGTCGGCGACAAGCTCTCCATCGAGGAGCTCGACCGCCGCCTCGACGTGTTGGCGATGGCCAAGGTCGAAGCGGCCGACGATTAG
- a CDS encoding adenylate/guanylate cyclase domain-containing protein, giving the protein MAHYALGLAIAYVLAVLDASAVLVPLRGHTYVDFAEKNMVLVSVLVVLGTVGVAVGGVLLLAPTLRWFVPGDEPTPQQRESAIKLGGRQSAILVGAWSASGSVLMLINHADGAKILLPILLGVLLGGPAAAGTGLLLAQRTLRPIMGVATRGCQPRLAVPGVLARLVLLWFLCSAIPIGVIAAFVVLRSYGWLIQETASLDVPILVVSLAALLLGLPTMILTSRSISDPLDEIVDAMAQVEHGNIATYVGAYERSQIGRLQTGFNRMVAGLEERERLRDLFGRYVGTDVARRAIEEGSSLSGDVVEAAVLYIDLVGSTQLAENRPPQEVAHVLNDFFRIVVDAVDEYQGLVNKFEGDAALAVFGAPLRTSKPASAALATARALASRLHELPDVDFGIGVSAGRVFAGNIGAENRHEYTVIGDAVNEAARLADLAKTSDRRILCSAAAVERAAEDERGRWAERYSAVLRGRSEATHISAPVGDA; this is encoded by the coding sequence TTGGCTCACTATGCGCTCGGCCTCGCCATCGCCTACGTCCTCGCAGTCCTCGACGCATCGGCCGTCTTGGTTCCGCTGAGAGGCCACACCTACGTCGACTTCGCCGAGAAAAACATGGTGTTGGTGTCGGTGTTGGTCGTGTTGGGGACGGTCGGCGTCGCGGTGGGTGGTGTTCTCCTCCTGGCTCCCACACTGCGGTGGTTCGTCCCCGGCGACGAGCCCACCCCGCAGCAGCGAGAGTCCGCGATCAAGCTCGGCGGCCGCCAGTCGGCCATCTTGGTAGGTGCCTGGTCAGCGTCTGGCTCGGTGCTGATGCTGATCAATCATGCTGACGGCGCCAAGATATTGCTGCCCATTCTGCTCGGAGTGCTGCTAGGTGGACCCGCCGCCGCGGGCACCGGCTTGCTGCTCGCACAACGCACCCTGCGGCCGATCATGGGAGTGGCCACCCGAGGATGTCAGCCGCGCCTGGCGGTCCCCGGCGTGTTGGCGCGACTGGTCCTGTTGTGGTTTTTGTGCAGCGCGATCCCGATCGGGGTGATCGCCGCATTTGTCGTGCTGCGGTCCTATGGCTGGCTGATTCAGGAGACCGCATCGCTGGATGTGCCCATCTTGGTGGTGTCGCTGGCAGCGCTGCTGCTCGGGCTGCCGACCATGATCCTGACGTCGCGATCCATTTCCGATCCGCTCGACGAGATCGTCGATGCGATGGCGCAGGTCGAACACGGCAACATCGCCACCTACGTCGGCGCCTACGAACGTTCCCAAATAGGGCGACTGCAAACCGGATTCAACCGGATGGTCGCCGGGCTCGAGGAACGGGAGCGGCTGCGTGACCTCTTCGGCCGGTACGTCGGAACGGATGTCGCCCGCCGGGCCATCGAAGAGGGCTCGTCGCTGTCGGGCGACGTGGTGGAGGCGGCAGTCCTCTACATCGACCTGGTGGGTTCGACGCAGCTGGCCGAAAATCGTCCGCCGCAAGAGGTGGCTCACGTGCTCAACGACTTCTTCCGGATAGTCGTGGACGCCGTGGACGAATATCAGGGCTTGGTCAACAAATTCGAGGGTGATGCGGCGCTGGCGGTCTTCGGAGCGCCGCTGCGCACGAGCAAACCGGCGTCGGCGGCGTTGGCGACGGCACGTGCGCTGGCGAGCCGATTACATGAGCTGCCGGACGTCGACTTCGGGATCGGCGTGTCGGCAGGACGGGTGTTTGCCGGCAATATCGGCGCCGAGAACCGGCACGAGTACACCGTCATCGGCGACGCCGTCAATGAAGCCGCGCGGCTGGCCGATCTGGCCAAAACGTCGGACCGGCGGATCCTGTGCTCGGCGGCGGCCGTCGAGCGCGCGGCCGAGGACGAGCGTGGACGCTGGGCCGAGCGCTATTCCGCGGTGCTGCGTGGCCGCTCCGAAGCCACGCACATCTCGGCACCCGTCGGCGATGCTTAG
- a CDS encoding polysaccharide deacetylase family protein encodes MPKRPDNQAWRYWRTVIGVVVAVAVLVIGGLTGHVTRADNLNCSVAKCVALTFDDGPGPYTDRLLQILKDNDAKATFFLIGNKVAANPAAAKRIADAGMEIGSHTWEHPNMTTIPPEDIAGQFARANDAITAATGRTPTLYRPAGGLSNDAVRRTAATFGQAEILWDVIPFDWANDSNTAATRLLLMTQIKPGSVVLFHDTYSSTVDLVYQFIPVLKANGYRLVTVSELLGPRAPGSSYGSRENGPPVNELHDIPAADIPSLPNTPSPKPMPNFPITDIPGQNSGGPNNGA; translated from the coding sequence GTGCCCAAACGACCCGACAACCAGGCCTGGCGCTACTGGCGCACGGTCATCGGTGTCGTGGTGGCCGTCGCGGTGCTGGTGATCGGCGGGCTGACCGGCCACGTCACCCGCGCGGACAACCTCAATTGTTCGGTGGCCAAGTGTGTGGCGCTGACCTTCGACGACGGGCCGGGACCTTACACCGACCGGCTGTTGCAAATCCTGAAAGACAACGACGCCAAGGCGACGTTCTTCCTGATCGGCAACAAGGTGGCGGCCAACCCGGCGGCTGCCAAGCGGATCGCCGACGCCGGCATGGAGATAGGCAGCCACACCTGGGAACACCCGAACATGACGACGATCCCTCCCGAGGACATCGCCGGCCAGTTCGCCAGGGCGAACGATGCGATCACCGCGGCCACCGGGCGCACGCCCACGCTGTACCGTCCGGCCGGCGGCCTGTCCAACGACGCGGTGCGGCGAACCGCCGCCACCTTCGGCCAAGCCGAAATCCTTTGGGACGTCATTCCTTTCGACTGGGCCAACGACTCCAACACGGCGGCAACGCGACTGCTGCTGATGACCCAGATCAAGCCGGGCTCGGTGGTGCTGTTCCACGACACTTACTCCAGCACCGTCGACCTGGTGTACCAGTTCATCCCGGTGCTCAAGGCCAACGGCTACCGGCTGGTGACGGTCAGCGAGCTGCTCGGGCCGCGTGCGCCCGGAAGCAGCTACGGAAGCCGGGAGAACGGGCCGCCCGTCAACGAACTCCACGACATCCCGGCCGCTGACATCCCGTCGTTGCCCAACACGCCCTCACCCAAGCCGATGCCCAACTTCCCGATCACCGACATTCCCGGCCAAAACTCGGGCGGGCCGAACAACGGTGCGTAG
- a CDS encoding PhoH family protein: MTDIRTYVLDTSVLLSDPWACSRFAEHEVVVPLVVISELEAKRHHHELGWFARQALRLFDDLRLEHGRLDQPIPVGTQGGTLHVELNHSDPAVLPAGFRTDSNDSRILSCAANLAAEGRRVTLVSKDIPLRVKAAAVGLPADEYHAQDVVASGWSGMREIETAAEEIATLFADGEIDLAEARDLPCHTGIRLLGGSSHALGRVNPAKRVQLVRGDREVFGLRGRSAEQRVALDLLLDESVGIVSLGGKAGTGKSALALCAGLEAVLERRTHRKVVVFRPLYAVGGQELGYLPGSESDKMGPWAQAVFDTLEGLASPAVLDEVLSRGMLEVLPLTHIRGRSLHDSFVIVDEAQSLERNVLLTVLSRLGAGSRVVLTHDIAQRDNLRVGRHDGIVAVIEKLKGHPLFAHITLLRSERSPIAALVTEMLEEIAGPR, encoded by the coding sequence GTGACCGATATCCGGACGTATGTGCTCGACACCTCTGTGCTGCTGTCCGATCCCTGGGCGTGCAGTCGGTTCGCCGAACACGAGGTGGTGGTTCCGCTGGTGGTGATCAGCGAACTGGAGGCCAAGCGTCACCACCACGAGTTGGGCTGGTTCGCTCGCCAGGCGCTGCGGCTGTTCGACGATCTCCGGCTGGAGCACGGACGCCTGGATCAGCCCATTCCGGTTGGCACCCAAGGCGGCACGCTGCACGTCGAACTCAACCACAGCGACCCGGCGGTGCTGCCCGCCGGCTTCCGGACCGACAGCAACGACTCCCGGATCTTGAGCTGTGCTGCCAATCTCGCCGCCGAGGGCAGGCGAGTCACGTTGGTCAGCAAGGACATCCCCCTGCGGGTCAAGGCTGCCGCGGTGGGGCTGCCCGCCGACGAGTACCACGCGCAGGACGTCGTTGCCTCCGGGTGGTCAGGGATGCGCGAGATCGAAACTGCTGCCGAGGAGATCGCCACTCTGTTCGCCGACGGCGAAATCGACCTGGCCGAAGCCCGGGACCTGCCCTGCCACACCGGGATTCGGCTGCTGGGCGGTAGTTCGCATGCGCTGGGCCGGGTGAACCCGGCCAAACGCGTCCAGCTGGTTCGCGGTGACCGCGAAGTGTTCGGGCTGCGTGGCCGGTCCGCCGAGCAGCGGGTGGCGCTCGACCTGCTGCTCGACGAGTCGGTGGGCATCGTCTCGTTGGGCGGTAAGGCCGGCACCGGGAAGTCGGCGCTGGCGTTGTGTGCGGGTCTGGAGGCTGTGCTGGAGCGCCGGACCCACCGCAAGGTGGTCGTCTTCCGCCCGCTGTATGCCGTCGGCGGCCAGGAGCTGGGCTACCTGCCCGGCAGCGAGAGCGACAAGATGGGCCCCTGGGCTCAGGCCGTTTTCGACACGCTCGAGGGGCTGGCCAGCCCCGCCGTGCTGGACGAGGTCCTGTCCCGGGGCATGCTCGAGGTGCTGCCGCTGACCCACATTCGGGGCCGCTCATTGCACGACTCGTTCGTCATCGTCGACGAAGCCCAATCGCTGGAGCGCAACGTGCTGCTGACCGTGCTGTCCCGGCTGGGCGCCGGGTCGCGGGTGGTGCTGACCCACGACATCGCCCAGCGTGACAACCTGCGGGTCGGCCGCCACGACGGGATCGTCGCGGTGATCGAGAAGCTCAAGGGTCATCCGCTGTTCGCCCACATCACGCTGCTGCGCAGTGAACGGTCCCCGATCGCCGCGCTGGTCACCGAGATGCTCGAGGAGATCGCCGGGCCACGCTGA
- a CDS encoding acyl-ACP desaturase, whose protein sequence is MAQKPVANALTLELEPVVEENMARHLDTEDIWFAHDYVPFDRGENFAFLGGRDWDPSQATLPRVITDACEILLILKDNLAGHHRELVEHFILEEWWGRWLGRWTAEEHLHAIALREYLVVTREVDPVANEEVRVQHVMKGYRADKYTQVETLVYMAFYERSLAVFCQNLAAQIEEPILAGLIDRIARDEARHELFFANLVTHCLDYSRDETIAAIAARAADLEVVGGDIDAYRDKVQKMAEAGIFGPQQRGQVIADRITAWGVADEPALKPFVTV, encoded by the coding sequence ATGGCACAGAAACCTGTCGCTAATGCGCTGACCCTGGAACTCGAGCCTGTGGTGGAAGAGAATATGGCTCGACATCTTGACACCGAGGACATCTGGTTCGCCCACGACTACGTTCCGTTCGACCGCGGCGAGAATTTCGCCTTCCTCGGCGGACGGGACTGGGATCCGTCCCAGGCGACGTTGCCGCGGGTCATCACCGACGCCTGCGAGATCCTGCTGATCCTCAAGGACAACCTGGCCGGCCATCACCGCGAACTGGTCGAGCACTTCATCCTCGAGGAGTGGTGGGGCCGCTGGCTTGGCAGGTGGACAGCGGAAGAGCATCTGCACGCCATCGCGCTGCGCGAATACCTCGTGGTGACCCGCGAGGTGGACCCGGTCGCCAATGAAGAGGTCCGCGTCCAGCACGTCATGAAGGGCTACCGCGCCGACAAGTACACGCAAGTGGAGACCCTGGTCTACATGGCGTTTTACGAGCGCTCCCTTGCCGTGTTCTGCCAAAATCTGGCCGCACAGATCGAAGAACCGATCCTGGCCGGGTTGATCGACCGGATCGCCCGGGACGAGGCGCGCCACGAGCTGTTCTTCGCCAACCTGGTCACACACTGCCTCGACTACTCCCGGGACGAGACGATCGCTGCGATCGCGGCCCGCGCTGCCGACCTCGAGGTCGTCGGAGGCGACATTGACGCCTACCGGGACAAGGTGCAGAAGATGGCCGAGGCCGGGATCTTCGGCCCGCAGCAGCGGGGCCAGGTGATTGCCGATCGCATCACCGCGTGGGGTGTGGCCGACGAGCCTGCGCTCAAGCCGTTCGTCACCGTCTAG
- the glyA gene encoding serine hydroxymethyltransferase — MSAPLAEVDPEIAELLGKELGRQRDTLEMIASENFVPRSVLQAQGSVLTNKYAEGLPGRRYYGGCEHVDVVENIARDRAKALFGADFANVQPHSGAQANAAVLHALMTPGERLLGLDLANGGHLTHGMRLNFSGKLYENGFYGVDPTTHLIDMDVVRAKALEFRPKVIIAGWSAYPRILDFAAFRAIADEVDAKLWVDMAHFAGLVAAGLHPSPVPHADVVSTTVHKTLGGGRSGMVLGKQEYAKAINSAVFPGQQGGPLMHVIAGKAVALKIAATPEFADRQRRTLSGARILAERLLGDDVAKAGVSVVSGGTDVHLVLVDLRNSPLDGQAAEDLLHEVGITVNRNAVPNDPRPPMVTSGLRIGTPALATRGFGDAEFSEVADVIATALADGSAADVPALHARVTRLAREFPLYAGLEDWSLAGR; from the coding sequence ATGTCCGCCCCGCTGGCCGAGGTCGACCCCGAGATCGCGGAGCTGCTGGGCAAGGAACTCGGCCGGCAACGAGACACCTTGGAGATGATCGCCTCGGAGAACTTCGTGCCGCGCTCGGTGTTGCAGGCCCAGGGCAGCGTGCTGACCAACAAGTATGCGGAGGGGTTGCCGGGCCGGCGGTACTACGGCGGTTGTGAGCACGTCGACGTCGTGGAAAACATCGCCCGGGACCGGGCCAAAGCGCTGTTCGGCGCCGATTTCGCCAACGTGCAGCCGCATTCGGGCGCCCAGGCCAACGCCGCGGTCCTGCACGCGCTGATGACCCCGGGGGAGCGGCTGCTGGGTCTGGACCTCGCCAACGGCGGCCACCTGACCCATGGGATGCGGTTGAACTTCTCCGGCAAGTTGTACGAGAACGGGTTCTACGGTGTGGATCCCACGACGCACCTGATCGACATGGACGTGGTGCGCGCCAAGGCGCTGGAATTCCGTCCCAAGGTGATCATTGCCGGCTGGTCGGCCTACCCCCGGATTCTCGACTTCGCGGCGTTTCGCGCCATCGCCGACGAGGTTGACGCGAAGTTGTGGGTGGACATGGCGCATTTCGCCGGTTTGGTTGCCGCCGGATTGCATCCGTCGCCGGTGCCGCACGCCGACGTGGTTTCCACCACTGTGCACAAGACGCTCGGCGGAGGCCGTTCCGGCATGGTCCTGGGCAAGCAGGAGTACGCCAAGGCGATCAACTCGGCGGTGTTCCCCGGCCAGCAGGGCGGGCCGTTGATGCATGTGATCGCGGGCAAGGCGGTTGCCCTGAAGATCGCTGCCACCCCCGAGTTCGCCGACCGCCAGCGGCGCACCCTGTCAGGTGCCCGGATCCTCGCCGAACGACTGCTCGGTGACGATGTCGCCAAGGCCGGCGTCTCGGTCGTCAGCGGCGGAACCGACGTCCACCTGGTGCTGGTCGACCTGCGCAACTCTCCACTGGACGGCCAGGCCGCCGAGGATCTGTTGCACGAGGTCGGAATTACGGTCAACCGCAACGCCGTGCCCAACGACCCTCGCCCGCCCATGGTGACCTCGGGCCTGCGGATTGGAACGCCCGCGCTGGCTACCCGCGGGTTCGGCGACGCCGAATTCAGCGAAGTCGCCGATGTGATCGCTACCGCCCTGGCCGACGGCAGCGCTGCCGATGTCCCGGCGCTGCACGCCCGGGTGACCCGCCTGGCCAGGGAGTTTCCGCTCTACGCGGGCCTCGAGGACTGGAGCTTGGCAGGTCGCTAG
- the coaA gene encoding type I pantothenate kinase, whose amino-acid sequence MPRLSEPSPYVEFDRKQWRALRMSTPLALTEEELVGLRGLGEQIDLLEVEEVYLPLARLIHLQVAARQRLFAATAEFLGEPQQNPDRPVPFIIGVAGSVAVGKSTTARVLQALLARWDHHPRVDLVTTDGFLYPNAELERRSLMHRKGFPESYNRRALMRFVTSVKSGSEYACAPVYSHLHYDIIPGAKHVVRHPDILILEGLNVLQTGPTLMVSDLFDFSLYVDARIEDIEQWYVSRFLAMRSTAFANPESHFHHYSALSDPQAVVAAREIWRSINRPNLVENILPTRPRATLVLRKDADHAINRLRLRKL is encoded by the coding sequence ATGCCACGGCTTAGCGAGCCGAGCCCGTATGTCGAGTTCGACCGAAAGCAATGGCGCGCGCTCCGTATGTCGACCCCACTGGCCCTCACCGAAGAGGAATTGGTCGGCCTGCGTGGTCTGGGTGAGCAGATCGACCTGTTGGAAGTCGAAGAGGTGTATCTGCCTCTGGCCCGGCTCATCCACCTTCAGGTAGCCGCCCGTCAGCGGTTGTTCGCCGCAACCGCCGAATTCCTCGGCGAGCCGCAGCAGAACCCGGACCGGCCGGTGCCGTTCATCATCGGTGTGGCCGGCAGCGTGGCGGTCGGCAAATCGACCACCGCACGTGTGCTACAGGCGCTGCTTGCCCGCTGGGACCACCATCCGCGGGTGGACCTGGTGACCACCGACGGCTTTCTCTACCCCAACGCCGAGCTGGAACGGCGAAGCCTCATGCACCGCAAGGGTTTTCCGGAGAGCTATAACCGCCGGGCGCTGATGCGGTTCGTGACCTCGGTGAAGTCGGGCTCGGAATATGCGTGTGCGCCCGTGTATTCACATCTGCACTACGACATCATTCCCGGGGCCAAACACGTGGTCCGCCATCCGGACATCCTGATCTTGGAGGGGCTCAACGTCTTGCAGACCGGGCCCACCCTGATGGTCTCGGACCTGTTCGACTTCTCCCTTTACGTCGATGCGCGCATCGAGGACATCGAACAGTGGTACGTGTCGCGGTTCTTGGCCATGCGCAGCACGGCGTTCGCCAACCCGGAATCACACTTTCACCACTATTCGGCATTGTCCGACCCGCAGGCCGTGGTCGCGGCCCGCGAGATCTGGCGGTCGATCAACCGGCCCAATCTCGTCGAGAACATCCTGCCGACCCGGCCGCGTGCCACCCTGGTGCTGCGCAAAGACGCCGACCACGCGATCAACCGGCTGCGGCTGCGCAAGCTGTAG